Proteins encoded by one window of Aphis gossypii isolate Hap1 chromosome X, ASM2018417v2, whole genome shotgun sequence:
- the LOC114125210 gene encoding facilitated trehalose transporter Tret1-like yields MEGINKYKYGFKSTIAQCWAISGVWLLQIELGIQVITSTIVIGALENNAPRDKNEFLTITREEASWFGSLSHLFTPLGNVLSSLLLDRLGHKKCMILTNIPYLIAQIMLYFAKNVEMLYACSILMALGVGFMNAPSFGYAGEVCEPKLRSTLTSAMNIFYYMGTMILTIIYSITIQWRLTVLITTVFPILTIIILLTIPDSPMWLLAKGKHSKAHRHLSKLRGKVSYDKCENEFQEMVRYNMPSYNNEPHHKENTNTWKQLFEPAVLRPFRLMMIYFFFKNLLCGLPLLPYLVAIFNKFNAPVNVEWTISFSMFLSIVGSLMAVFLIRKLGKRFLTLFTLLVCSICYILIGVIGVYWKNTETITSWIILLLFLTTILIASSGITPISWILIAEIFPAKCKNILCNISTALFYVITFFMTKYYPDYSNLVQFYNVFTINGILGLFGCVYFFFYLPETENKSLQEITEFFK; encoded by the exons ATGGaaggaattaataaatataaatatggatttaaatcaacaatagctcaa tgttggGCAATATCAGGCGTATGGTTATTACAAATTGAACTCGGCATACAAGTTATAACATCTACTATAGTTATAGGTGCCTTGGAAAATAACGCGCCTAGAgacaaaaatgaatttttaaccatAACAAGAGAAGAAGCATCTTGGTTtg GTAGTTTATCACATTTGTTCACCCCACTGGGAAATGTCTTGTCCTCACTTTTACTGGACCGTCTTGGtcacaaaaaatgtatgatactgACAAATATACCGTACCTAATAGCAcagattatgttatattttgctaAAAACGTAGAAATGCTATACGCCTGCTCAATTCTAATGGCGTTGGGCGTTGGGTTTATGAACGCCCCCAGTTTTGGGTATGCCGGTGAAGTTTGCGAGCCCAAATTAAGAAGTACTTTGACTTCGGCcatgaacatattttactatatggGAACTATGatattaaccataatatatagtataactatTCAATGGAGATTGACGGTTCTAATAACTACGGTGTTTCCAATTttgaccattattatattattaacg attCCGGATTCTCCGATGTGGTTATTGGCAAAAGGAAAACATTCAAAAGCACATAGACACCTCAGCAAATTAAGAGGAAAAGTTTCGTATGACAAATGTGAAAACGAATTTCAAGAAATGGTCAGATACAATATGCCCTCTTACAATAACGAAcctc ATCAcaaagaaaatacaaatacttggAAACAACTTTTTGAACCTGCAGTGCTAAGACCTTTTCGTCTGATGATGATATACTTCTTCTTCAAGAATTTATTGTGTGGATTACCATTATTACCATATTTAGtagcaatatttaataaatttaatgcgcCTGTTAACGTCGAATGGACTATA TCATTTTCAATGTTCCTTTCTATAGTGGGAAGTTTAATGGCCGTTTTTCTAATACGTAAATTAGGCAAACGATTTCTTACATTATTCACGTTATTGGTTTGCTCTATTTGCTATATACTTATTGGAGTAATTGGTGTTTATTGGAAAAATACAGAAACAATAACCTCTTGGATAATACTTTTACTGTTTCTTACTACTATTTTAATTGCTTCATCTGGAATAACGCCAATCTCATGGATACTTATCGCTGAAATATTTCCTGCAAA gtgtaaaaatattttatgcaacatAAGTACAGCATTATTCTATGTGATCACCTTCTTTATGACGAAATATTATCcagattattcaaatttagtgcaattttataatgtatttactataaacgGTATTCTTGGTTTATTTGGATgtgtatatttctttttttatttaccagaAACCGAAAACAAATCATTACAAGAAATTacggaattttttaaataa
- the LOC126548846 gene encoding facilitated trehalose transporter Tret1-like, with amino-acid sequence MEGINKYKYGFKSTIAQCWAISSIWLLQFQFGIHVAIFSIVIGTLENNRPDENEFLTITREETSRIDSLSHLFTLLGHVLSSLLLDRLGHKKCMILTNILFLIAQIMLYFAKNVEMLYASMSLMAFGLGYSKAPSLAYAGEVCDPKLRGVLISSLDIFYYVGSIILFTLYSYNEQWRLTVLITTVFPILTIIILIAIPDSPMWLLARGKRSKAHRNLSRLRGNVSYEKCENEFQEMVRYNVPSNNDEQHHKENTNIWKQLLEPEVLRPLRLMTIYFFCINLLCGLPLFPYLVVILDTFPGPVNVEWPIAYVIIPSITGSIMAVFLIRKLGKRVLTLFTSSVCSICYILIGLIGVYFKNSKSWASWTVLILFLTTTLVTSIGMIPVSWTLVTEIFPAKCRNTLCCICLGVHFIINFFMTTYYPEFEFLVGFFNVFTILGIFGLFGCIYFYFCLPETEKKTLQEITEFFK; translated from the exons ATGGaaggaattaataaatataaatatggatttaaatcaacaatagctcaa tgttgGGCAATATCAAGCATATggttattacaatttcaattCGGCATACATGTTGcaatatttagtatagttaTAGGTACCTTGGAAAATAACAGGCCAGacgaaaatgaatttttaaccatAACAAGAGAAGAAACATCTAGGATTG ATAGTTTATCACATTTGTTCACACTACTGGGACATGTCTTGTCCTCACTTTTACTGGACCGTCTTGGtcacaaaaaatgtatgatactgACAAATATACTGTTCCTAATAGCACAgattatgttgtattttgCTAAAAACGTAGAAATGCTATACGCCAGTATGAGCCTAATGGCGTTTGGACTGGGATATTCAAAAGCCCCGAGTCTTGCATATGCCGGTGAAGTATGCGATCCGAAACTAAGAGGCGTCTTGATTTCATCattggatatattttattatgtcggatccataatattgtttactttaTACAGCTATAATGAGCAATGGAGATTGACGGTGCTAATAACTACGGTTTTTCCAATTttgaccattattatattaatagcg attCCAGATTCTCCGATGTGGTTATTGGCCAGAGGAAAACGTTCAAAAGCACATCGAAACCTCAGCAGATTGAGAGGAAATGTTTCGTATGAGAAATGTGAAAACGAATTTCAAGAAATGGTTAGATACAACGTTCCCTCTAACAATGACGaacaac ATCAcaaagaaaatacaaatatttggaAGCAACTTTTGGAGCCTGAAGTACTAAGGCCTTTACGTTTAATgacgatatattttttctgcaTAAACTTATTATGTGGATTACCGTTATTCCCTTATTTAGTAGTTATATTAGATACATTTCCTGGACCTGTTAACGTCGAATGGCCAATA GCATACGTGATAATCCCTTCTATAACAGGAAGTATAATGGCAGTTTTTCTGATACGTAAATTAGGCAAACGAGTTCTTACGCTATTTACGTCATCGGTTTGCTCTATTTGCTATATACTTATTGGACTCAttggtgtttattttaaaaactccaAATCATGGGCATCATGGACAGTACTAATACTCTTTTTAACTACTACCTTAGTTACATCAATTGGAATGATTCCCGTTTCGTGGACTCTAGTCACCGAAATATTTCCCGCAAA gTGTAGAAACACTTTATGCTGTATCTGTTTGGGTgttcactttattattaacttttttatgacAACATATTACCCAGAATTTGAATTTCTAGTgggattttttaatgtatttactattcttggtatttttggtttatttggttgtatatatttttatttttgtctaccagaaacagaaaaaaaaactttacaaGAAATTACAGAGTTTTTCAAATAG
- the LOC126551792 gene encoding proton myo-inositol cotransporter-like — MDENIKNYKYGIKSTLAQCMAISGVWFLQIELGAIVMVPTIVIGALENNASKDVNEFLTMTSEEASWFASLLYLFTPLGNLLSTLLLDRLGHKKCMILTNIPCLVAHIMLYFAENIDILYASSILMALGMGFSNAPSLAYAGEVCEPKLRGALTSALNIFYYGGSITLTTLYSYNMQWRLTVLITTVFPILTIIILIATPDSPIWLLARGKHSKAHRNLSRLRGKVSYEKCENEFQEMVRYNVPSNNDEQHHKENTNIWKQLLEPEVLRPLRLMTIYFFYMNLLSGLPLLPYLVAILNTFAAPVNVEWTISFSMFLSVIGSLMAVFLIRKLGKRVLTLVTLSVCSICYILIGFIGVYWKNTESWTSWTVLILFLTTILVSSIGITPVSWTLVTEIFPAKCRNILCSIGTGVCFVITFFMTKYYPEFSILVGFFNVFTILGIFGLFGCIYFYFYLPETENKTLQEITEFFK, encoded by the exons AtggatgaaaatattaaaaattataaatatggcaTAAAATCAACTTTAGCTCaa TGTATGGCAATATCAGGAGTATGGTTTTTGCAAATCGAACTCGGTGCAATAGTCATGGTACCAACTATAGTTATTGGAGCCTTAGAAAATAATGCATCCAAAGACGTAAACGAATTTTTGACTATGACAAGCGAAGAAGCGTCATGGTTCG CTAGTCTACTATATTTGTTCACGCCTCTGGGAAATCTTTTATCCACATTATTACTGGACCGTCTCGGTCACAAGAAATGTATGATACTCACAAATATACCGTGCCTAGTAGCTcatataatgttgtatttcGCTGAAAACATAGACATTCTGTACGCCAGCTCAATCCTAATGGCGTTGGGTATGGGATTTTCAAACGCACCGAGTCTTGCATACGCCGGTGAAGTATGCGAGCCGAAACTAAGAGGCGCTTTGACTTCAGCactgaacatattttattatggcgGATCCATAACATTGACCACGTTATACAGCTATAATATGCAATGGAGATTGACGGTGCTAATAACTACGGTTTTTCCAATTttgaccattattatattaatagcg acTCCAGATTCTCCGATATGGTTATTGGCCAGAGGAAAACATTCAAAAGCACATCGAAACCTCAGCAGATTGAGAGGAAAAGTTTCGTATGAGAAATGTGAAAACGAATTTCAAGAAATGGTTAGATACAACGTTCCCTCTAACAATGACGaacaac ATCAcaaagaaaatacaaatatttggaAGCAACTTTTGGAGCCTGAAGTACTAAGGCCTTTACGTTTAATgacgatatattttttctacatgAACTTATTATCTGGATTACCATTATTACCATATTTAGTggcaatattaaatacatttgctGCACCTGTTAACGTCGAATGGACAATA TCATTTTCGATGTTCCTTTCTGTAATAGGAAGTTTAATGGCAGTTTTTCTGATACGTAAATTAGGCAAACGAGTTCTTACGCTAGTTACGTTATCGGTTTGCTCTATTTGCTATATACTTATTGGATTCATTGGTGTTTATTGGAAAAACACCGAATCATGGACATCATGGACAGTACTAATACTCTTTCTAACTACTATCTTAGTTTCATCAATTGGAATAACGCCCGTTTCGTGGACTCTAGTCACCGAAATATTTCCCGCAAA gTGTAGAAACATTTTATGCAGTATTGGTACGGgtgtttgttttgttattaccttttttatgacaaaatattatccagaattttcaattctagtgggattttttaatgtatttactattcttggtatttttggtttatttggttgtatatatttttatttttatctaccaGAAACAGAAAACAAAACTTTACAAGAAATTACAGAGTTTTTCAAATAG